The DNA region CAGTCACCTGTAATGGATACGGTGTGAATCTTTTATGAGGGACTTGTCTctttattgtgaaatgaaaCTCTGCTTTATCCCCCAAAAGTCCAAACAGAGCCCTCCTAATGACTCAGAGGGAACTACATACTGACACTTAAGTTAATCAGTGTAGGCCTTATAAACAATTCAAGAACAGCAATTATTGCCTCACAGCCCGAACCATTTGCTGTatctaaatgtcttttttttgttgttacagcagACATTATAATTTGTCATAACTTGACACATTTCATCATGATGTCTGTCAAAAGCTTGATTAGCTTAAACAAACAtctgctcttctctccatcAATGATTGGCTGATTAGCACCAGGCGTGGTCCGTCTGCCTCCCATCGTCTTCTGCTTGGTTGGACTGAAAAGAACTCATTTAGTTTACCAAAACTTGTGCATCTGATACGCCTGATGCTGGCATGCTGCAAGCACCTCTATCCTGGAAGAAAACATTTACTAATGatgatataataatacattttgcttttacaGAGTGCTTTTTAAGATACCCAAAGACGCTTTAAACAATAGATAATGCTACTGGACCAATATGACATGTTTTTGAAATACAATTTAGATTACAATTAGACGATTACGATTACACATTTtcctcagtgtcagtgtcagtgaaaTAATTGTGAAATTAAACAATTTTTCACTTTGCTTTGGATATCATGAAACGGTCTTCTCTAGGCCTTATTTTAGAAGTTACTGCAATTGGAAACTaaagaataacaacaaaacaggatCAGGAAGACTATCCGAACACTTGACTTGACAAAAAGATTGCAATGGCATTGTGATCTTCATGTTATTTTATCATCACTTAGTCCTGAATCCTGAGAGTAtttgacaacagaaaaacaccacaaagcTCAAGAGTCCAACAATGTGGTTTATTCAGAATACACGAAGCAACATTACAGCACCAGTCAGATGGCAACATTCAGACATCACTTTAGTTCTGCACATATAGAGAATGGTTACAGCTTGTGTTTGACACCTTCAGCTTATTGTGTGACCAGCTTATTCTTCTGTTATTATAGGCAGCAATGAAACTGAGCACCATTTGAACTGATAACAGAGATAACTTAAGTTGAGCAGTTGACTGAAGCAAGGTATGTTTGTGAATGACACAGAAGATCTTTTCACCAGTTTTAAATATCTGCTCTGTGCAAAAGTCCTTTTTATGACCATGTCTGTACAACAACAGAGGTCGTGATAGTGTCAGGACTggattgttttgaaatgatgtaGTATGATTATTCGAAATTGTTCAAACTAGATATTTGTTATATGatttgtttcattcaaaactgTCACTTAAGTCAATGTATTTCATAATATATACAGAGTTGAAGTTTAAAGGGGTAATCCAATCTTTTCAGTCTCAAACACTTGCCCTTTGTAGGctaatttaaatgtgtttttaatagctgTTAAAGGTTTCCTCCTTCATAGGTAGAGTATCCCTTTAAATTTACATCTCTACTTAATGAACCTCTCAAGTAGACAATTTTATCTTTTTCTAATTTTGCTTTTCATAGAAATGAAGTAACAGGCAGCATCTGCTGGCTGGAACTAATCTCCAGCTGTTCcaaatcatttaaaactgacacaatccacacattcacacggcatttattcttttaattgGAGTTATTAGTGAGAATGTTAAAGCACATTTGGATTTGATTTAAACATGCAGCCACTACAGCTGGAATTTATACTATTTGGCTATAAAACTTTTCCAGATTGCAGATCAGGAAATTTGAGCACCATCCTTCTGAGAATGAGTAACAGGGCCACATGGTCTTGATTTTCTCTGCTGACCGAGCCTTAAGGTtagagagtgtttgtgtgcgaaGGTATGAATGAGttgcagggagggagagggttgtaaagaaatgaaaaacaaaatggcattgGTTCCTTATTTCCTTTTGAGACATTTGCTTTGGTGTGCACCCtgcccttctctcctctgcttcactGTCAAAACCCTCTGCTCCATCctttcacagacagagagaaagcaagagcaCTTATTTCTTTGGCTGTGTTCTGTAGGCACGTCAGACTTGTCTCCCAAAGGGCTTCGAGACTGAGAACAGGCCGCAAGACAGGGCTTTGCAAAGAGGAGGTAGCAGCTGTAGGTCTGGATAAAAAGGTCAGATCTGATCCTGGTTCAGGTGTGATGAGAGCAGGATCGAGAACAGGACTGGAGCTGATGTCTGAGGTTGTGTTGTGGTCGTAGCTGAGGCTGAGGTCAGGTTGATCTGAGAGCAGATACAACGAAAAACACAAGGCTTTGTCTACAGGGAGATAACGGTGCAGAGGTCTGCGGTTCTTAAATGAGACATGATAGTTCAAAGTGGCTGAAAACGTACTTCATCCCAGGTGCTTGTGATGATGTTTTTCGTAGCCTACTGCATTGTTAGAACTGGTACCTGTCAGTGAAagagccatcatcatcatcatgtcaggCAGATTGGCGCTATTTCTGCTTCATTAATAGCGCAGGTTTTCAAGGTGTCCACATTACCTCACTTACCTAAGTAGTCCTTGTAGTCCTTGAAGTATTTGTGCCTCAGACCACGTCCATCTGTAAATGAAATCgccaaatggaaaaacaaaataaaaaactgacaTATAACCTCCATATCATACACATTCCGCTTGCTTAAATTGCAATTAAGATGCAAATAAAGTAGACTGTTCTTCTGATTAAATCAAAAGTTTAATATTTCTGCCGACAGCTTCAGCCACAGATGACAAGTTGAGGCAGTCTAATGAGTTGCCAGGTcagtccagttttttttttagatctaTTTAATGGGAGAAACTTGGTGCCTGTCAGCATGTGATCTGCCAAGAGATGCCAGGCCAGACTCAGAGACAGAAGCTGGCACAGCCCAGtatcctgtctctgtccctttGTGCTTTATAAGTGCACATAATTTGGAGAGACATTTTATCTGGCAACCAGGATATTAGTTAGTACagtacaaatgaaatgaagataTGATGTGTGTTAAAGGCCTGGATTCAACGTCATAACACAATCACATAGCTAATCATTCAGCTGTTTCAGCTACCAGAAGTACTCTAGCAGAAGTAACCATACCGGAGTTGCCACGTTGCTTGATGCACTGCCCCCGGTTGGGGATGCCAGCGGCAGGGTTTCCTGGGTTGATGATGTGGCACTCGTAGCCTGTCGGACAGTGAAGAGGCTCATCTCCATCCTCAGTCGTGCTGCAGGCCTCAGCTAGTGGGCAGAAAACATACTGTGCATTGGAAGAAATAACAAACGTGAAATACACCAGGgttattttgtggttttgtggttATCATGTGGTTATTCGCCTTCCCTAAAACGGTCTACTTCTTACTTctacttgattgattgattgttttctACATTTCCCACCCAGAATGCCAATTCTGCAAACACCAGAAAACCTATTCGAACCTTTTACATTCACTGAAGAAAAGCAGAATGACAAGTCAATGGGAACAGTAAGAATAAACAGTAAGAAACGTAAGCATTTCCTTTATGATTCTAAAGGATGGACACCAAAATGTAACTTTTACTGCTGATGTTTTAGATCGCTGGGAGCTTTTCATTGCACTACAAACAGCTCATAGTTGCTACTGCAAGAGTTAAAACAACCccaaaaaatgacacaaaaatgcacatcacCTGTATGTACACATATCAGAGGGTAGAACTAAAGGGAAATCAAACCAAAGTGTGCTGAATTAACTCACTGGGAAAAGGCATTTACATTTGACGAAtttgtgaagatgcagtgtgaTCATTGAGACCTCAGTGACTGGTCAGGTGTGTGTACTACTCACCCTGTAGAACCTCCTCAGGGCCATCTAACAGCCAGCCATTACCCCCCAGCCACCGAGGCTTGGGCTGCACCAGCCAGTCCAACACTGttcagaatacacacacacacacacacacacacgcatgcacacacagctatTAAAATACTAACTACATTATAAAAACTGACTAATTTCCATGTCATCCAAAGTAATTTAAGGCCCAGACAGTTGTAACacgctcctgtgtgtgtgtgcccatctGGCTGTTGGTTCTGCTGACCTGGTGGCGGCTGAACAGACTCCAGGCAGGCGTAGATGCAACCATTGTAGCAGCAGCGTTTATGGCGCTCACACTCTGAGTCTGAGCGGCAGCCCGGCACCTCACAAGCTCTTTCTGGCAGCATCTGGGGTGGCGGCGGACACCGGTCATTCTTCTGGTGCTGTGTGGACTGGGGGTGGTTGGGGTACTCATAgtcctgagagacagaaaaagcgACAATAAATGAATGGGAATGTAGATGTGGTTGATTTCTGCCCTGGGTGATGCCCTCGTTccaaataatattattaatatcatctACTCTAAATAATAACAGCAGAGGTTCTGGGTCAATTTCACTTTTtaaccaccagagggcagcaaTGGACCTGAGTGATCACTTTTCAGCACAGTAGAGCTATAGCAAAGACACTGAATGTTTGGCTTTAGTATGCATGCCTGCCTGCTAACGTCTTGATCTGAACCGGGAAGGTGATTCACTGTGGGAACAAACACATAGCTGGTGAGTCTGAGAGGGAGAACGTAGGCCACAGGACCCTGAGCCAAGCAAGGTCACACTTCACGCTCTTCGGCAGATTTGGCTACATAAAGTGTAGGCctacgtgcgcacacacacacacacacacacacacacacacacacacacacacacacacacacacacacttttcccacTGTTGCTGAGAAGATCTGCTCTTGCATGCTTTGCAGAGGCGAACATAATGGGATCTGTATCACAGCCATGGTGTCTGTGATTTAATAGTTCTTACCAAGCTGCAGTTCTTTATTGATTCCTACTCAGTTGGTTTGGACGTGTCCTGGACAGAATTTGTGTGTCAGATATCACATATTTTGTGCCACAGTTTAAACAACCATTCATTGTTCTGGGTTATGTACACATGGGAAATATTACAACAAAATCCCAAGATGCTGGCCTTCACTAAATATTTTTCTCATACACTGTATTTGCTTTTGTACAACAAGCTACAGCGTGATCAAGTTTCCAGTTAATCCCAGCTTGTCACAGTTTTTCTGAATGTATGTCTTTTCAGTCATGTGGGTAAATTTCTCTGACTTTCTAGTCTCAGCCATTCACCAGGGATGGtttctcagagagagagagagagagagagagagagcgagagagagagagagcgagagagcgagagagagagagagagagagagagagagagatgggtgtTTTTTTCTACACTAGATTAGTAATTAGATAATCAGCTTGTGGGTTGCGCACGGTCATTAAAACTGTGCTGTTTATTTGGCAGGCTCACTGGACCCTCTTACAAACCAACCAGAAAAAcgaaagcaaatgtttggcgCTGATGCAGTATCACTCACACTGTATGTGGGTTCACTTTAAAGACACATTAACTCGTTCTGGCAGCTGCGAGCTTAGTGGGTGGATGGTTCttggagggtggggggtttgATTCACACCacggagggatggagggagcaaTGTGTGGCCGTCACAGTCAGAGCTTGTAAATGTTACTTTGAGATCCTGCATATTATTGTAAGTAGCTTTGAGGTGAGAGTTTGGGGTCCGTATTAAAAGAGCGATTACTTTTATCATTGTACATCACTTGTGGTGCTGGGTTTCAAATTTCAATATTTTTCCGGTGCTGACTGAAATGTATCTGAAGCCTTGGTCAGATTCTTAGCCTTGTTTACTTATGCTTTGGTGATTAAAGTTGCTCTAaacaatatgtttatattaacaaaggatcaaatgactatgtgaaatgtaaaaggtgtcactcatagtgacaaaTCCACAAAGAATTATCAGGCGACTTGTCCATGCTTCCACACACTGTAGCCTGCAGGTCCTTCATACTCTTCATTCATCACTCTCAAGTAGTAAGTAGACCCACAGTGGTTCACAAAGTCTCCTGGTGCAATTAAATCTATGAATGAGGACTACAAAGTCTGCTGTGATTGGATAATGACATAATAACTACTGTCGTCTCCTCTTGTCTCATATCCGATCTGCTCCTAAAGTCTCCTGCAAACGTCTCCTACAAAAGGTCATGTGTGCCCTTCCTGTTtatatgactgtgtgtttgcatgcgtaAAGTGTGAGCTTGCTTGTAAACATGAATACTGTACTATTGCAGAAGCTATTTACTGTATTGATCCTTGAGCCTTAAACTTGCCAACTTTACAGATGCTACTTCTAACATActtttttactttcctttttttactgcacttttGCCGACATGTCTGTCATTCAGTTCTTACTTTAACTGCTTCCCTCACAGGGCTCCTCTTGTGTCTTCTCTGCTGCCTTCATGTCTTTGTATGCCAGAAGGGCCGCCATGCTCCACATGCTGAGCTCTATCACACAATCCTGCGCTCATCTCTCTGATGTTCcacattgtttgtttacactcCTGTCTGCTGTAGGGAGACTGCCAGTAGGCCTGTGTGTGATGTTCATGTCTATCTGTGGGCAtatttcccccctctctgtctgtctgtctctgtctgactctgtctgAAACACTCTTTGGTGTTGAAAAGCGATGGCATGATGGTGGCTGTAGCGATTGATCTCAaactgctctttctctctttcagtcagtctttccctgtctctctttttagTGCTCTTGCTCTGTGTATTTATGGGGAGTTTGTGGGGAGAAGCCACTGGAGACTCTGCCTGACTCCATAACTGTACTGAGATCAGGCCATTCATGGTTCCACGCAGAGATCTCAGACAGATACTGAGATTTTCCTTCCTTtgcgcatacacacagacacatggaaacacacccAATGTCAgacatatgcacatacagtactgcGGGTCAAAATTGGGCACACATTAGCATAAACAAGGAAAATCTGTGTTCTTTCATATAAGTGTCAACGCCAATGCGCCAGATCTCCCATGTCCACTAAATGAAGTAGCCCACAGCATACATCTGGTTAGCTTTTGGGTTGTCAGgactcatttcctgtctctatACCAGCAGTCAGtttgacagaaaagacagacagacgtgcAGATAGATAG from Enoplosus armatus isolate fEnoArm2 chromosome 6, fEnoArm2.hap1, whole genome shotgun sequence includes:
- the wfdc1 gene encoding WAP four-disulfide core domain protein 1 translates to MPGSVVLLLLSLLVLSTGSDARRIRKRGLNHKDYEYPNHPQSTQHQKNDRCPPPPQMLPERACEVPGCRSDSECERHKRCCYNGCIYACLESVQPPPVLDWLVQPKPRWLGGNGWLLDGPEEVLQAEACSTTEDGDEPLHCPTGYECHIINPGNPAAGIPNRGQCIKQRGNSDGRGLRHKYFKDYKDYLGTSSNNAVGYEKHHHKHLG